A genomic segment from Nicotiana sylvestris chromosome 1, ASM39365v2, whole genome shotgun sequence encodes:
- the LOC104234168 gene encoding protein SHI RELATED SEQUENCE 3-like codes for MMKEVEGSSSSSRCQDCGNQAKKDCTYLRCRTCCRSRGFHCQTHIKSTWAPVSTRRPRHHLHQQLSTIQQQLQAVPNPNKRYRENHEIQGEEEGDFPGEVSFPAVFRCIRVSSIDNVVDQYAYQTSVQIGGHVFKGILYDQGSENRYNNMAAGESSSFQQQQPPILLTAATTSTTAAPSYPNPFSTFIPEIQDKAAYNRSLWFGPLISRILRIVKA; via the exons ATGATGAAGGAAGTAGAAGGATCATCATCAAGTAGTAGGTGCCAAGACTGTGGAAATCAAGCTAAAAAAGATTGCACTTATTTGAGGTGCAGAACTTGCTGTAGAAGCCGAGGGTTTCATTGTCAAACGCACATTAAGAGCACTTGGGCCCCTGTGTCCACAAGGCGTCCACGGCACCATCTTCACCAGCAACTTTCTACTATTCAACAACAGCTTCAAGCTGTACCAAACCCTAATAAAAGATACAGAGAAAATCATGAAATTCAAG gtgaaGAAGAAGGAGATTTTCCGGGGGAAGTGAGTTTTCCAGCAGTATTTCGATGTATTCGAGTAAGTTCCATTGACAATGTGGTAGATCAGTATGCTTATCAAACATCAGTGCAAATAGGAGGACATGTTTTTAAAGGAATATTATATGATCAAGGATCTGAGAATCGTTACAATAATATGGCAGCTGGTGAAAGCAGCTCCTTTCAGCAGCAGCAACCTCCTATTTTACTTACTGCTGCAACCACTAGTACTACTGCAGCACCTTCTTATCCCAATCCTTTTAGTACTTTCATTCCTG AAATACAGGATAAGGCTGCATATAATAGATCGTTATGGTTCGGTCCGTTAATTTCGCGAATTCTGCGCATAGTGAAAGCTTAA